In a genomic window of Rhododendron vialii isolate Sample 1 chromosome 12a, ASM3025357v1:
- the LOC131309677 gene encoding uncharacterized protein LOC131309677, with the protein MPGVDPNFICHSLNIKKDAKSVIQKARRSAAEHADAVVEEVKCLLEANAIQELALALVSAARKLLPYFQSHSIIVLTEHPLKALFRKVDLSNRVSKWAVELANFDIRFEPRTTIKGQVLADFIAELTPQDTELLNKPIPTQTVVEHQLSPKPWHLFQGDIWRLHVDGASNSNGAGAGVVLVSPCGTLHESAISIDFSATNNEAEYEALLAGLRSAVALEISNLVVFCDSQLIVNQVLGDYEARDLWMSKYQATVAELITNFPNFKIEQNNHERNVHADALAGLASASKASEFRAISFGNIDHPSFDATPTVLNVELGPSWMDEIIAFLKNDTLPADKKEAYRIRNKAAYYWLSESGQLYRKSISGPYLLVVHPTQVQEILAELHSSSCGCNSGEAEPLVIITEADVRRFVWRNIVTRFGVPYAIVSDNGSQFVGKDLTSLCEEFGIRFFNSTPAYPQGNGQAEATNKTVCIGIKRRLNSKRGKWAEELPRDMNEKVLTNPWNAQNLKKAYM; encoded by the exons atgccagGAGTCGATCCAAATTTCATCTgtcactccctcaacatcaagaaagacgCTAAATCGGTCATCCAGAAGGCACGACgttctgcagccgaacacgccgacgccgtcGTTGAAGAAGTCAAGTGTCTGCTAGAGGCCAATgcaatccaagaa ttagcccttgcGCTCGTCTCAGCGGCTAGGAAActcctgccctacttccaatcacactcTATCATCGTCttaacagaacaccccctcaaagctctctttCGAAAGGTGGATCTATCTAACAGGGTCTCCAAGTGGGCAGTTgagctagcaaactttgatatccgttTCGAACCACGAACGACGATCAAAGGACAAGTCCTTGCGGACTTCATTGCTGAGCTTACTCCACAAGACACTGAACTCCTCAACAAACCCATCCCAACACAAACCGTTGTCGAGCATCAATTGTCTCCGAAaccttggcaccttttccaaggcGACATATGGCGTCTACATGTTGACGGAGCGTCAAATAGCAACGGAGCCGGGGCCGGGGTCGTCCTAGTCTCCCCCTGTGGAACACTACACGAAAGTGCTATCAGCATCGACTTCTCCGCCACcaacaacgaagctgaatatgaagcgcTCCTAGCTGGCTTACGCTCTGCAGTTGCCCTGGAAATCTCCAACCTTGTCGTTTTctgtgactcccaactcatagttaaccaagtacttgGGGACTATGAGGCTCGGGATCTGTGGATGTCAAAATATCAGGCAACCGTAGCCGAACTAATCACCAACttccccaatttcaaaattgagcAGAACAACCACGAACGCAACGTGCATGCCGACGCACTCGCTGGCCTTGCCTCAGCTTCTAAAGCCTCTGAATTCCGAGCAATAAGCTTCGGCAACATTGACCACCCAAGTTTTGATGCCACTCCAACGGTTCTCAATGTTGAActcggcccaagttggatggacgaGATCATTGCGTTTCTCAAAAATGACACTCTGCCGGcagacaagaaggaagcttatcGTATCAGGAACaaagccgcttactactggctctctgaaagcggccaactctacaggaaatcTATCTCCGGCCCATATCTCCTCGTggtccacccaacccaagttcaaGAGATCCTCGCTGAACTTCATTCAAGCAGTTGCGGCTGCAACTCTGGCG aggctGAGCCTCTTGTGATAATCACAGAAGCTGACGTTCGCAGATTtgtctggcgaaacattgttaccagaTTTGGAGTTCCGTACgccatcgtatcagacaatggaagcCAATTTGTCGGTAAAGACCTGACCAGCCTCTGTGAagaatttgggatacgcttcttcaactctacaCCAGCATACCCCCAAGGGAATGGACAAGCCGAGGCTACAAACAAGACCGTCTGCATCGGGATCAAGCGACGACtgaactccaagagaggaaaatgggctgaggaACTACCCCGT GACATGAATGAGAAAGTTCTaactaacccatggaatgcacagaacctcaagaaggcatacatgtag
- the LOC131312078 gene encoding valerianol synthase TPS8-like: MYHPSPEKPTLTPCHGVAWTMPLAATACHGRRPEHPVGLCVRYRKPNKNLITYNNDRSFGFEPTRCSQPRVAVNQTESHGQEPESFRPLANFPTSLWGARFSAFALDTQLLEKYSKEVEVLKEEVKDMLIAVKGKPAEKMVLIDALERLGVSYLFDKEIEELLEHMFLNFEEYSRVFEDNLFMVSLHFRVFRQHGYSLSSGVFEKFKDCNGEFKETLSKDVMGMLSLYEATYLKTHGEDILDEALCFTKAGLESLKPHLSPNLAKQVAHAQYQPVQRSIPRVEARHYISVYENDASRNEKLLRLAKIDFNLLQMLHKKELCHISRWWKDLDLVSEAPYVRDRAVECFFTSVSTYFQPQYSLARLILTKATLIISVLDDTYDAYGTYEELKLFTNAVHRWDINAMDQLPKYMKSVYKALLNLHDEIEREMAKQERTYAVHYLKEAFKEIISCYRREVELLKKGHVQSFDEYMVDASITITIPLLTTASFIGMREIATTDAFQWLQTKPRSLTALSTLCRLLNDIQTSKAEELKVRHMATGVECYMKQHGVSKSEAVNEFYERIENAWKDINEEMMMRPAAISKDLLMRILNYARLHDVGYKNDDWYTQAECVKDHVIALFVDPIPV; this comes from the exons ATGTATCATCCTTCTCCGGAAAAGCCTACATTAACTCCATGCCACGGGGTTGCCTGGACTATGCCGTTGGCAGCCACAGCATGCCATGGTCGACGTCCGGAGCACCCCGTGGGTTTGTGCGTTAGATACCGGAAGCctaataaaaatttgatcacCTATAATAATGACCGCTCTTTTGGCTTTGAACCAACTCGTTGTTCACAACCTCGAGTCGCTGTTAATCAAACGGAGAGTCATGGTCAGGAGCCCGAGAGTTTTCGCCCCTTGGCGAACTTTCCCACCAGTTTATGGGGAGCTCGATTCTCCGCCTTCGCTTTAGACACGCAG TTGCTTGAAAAATACAGTAAAGAGGTTGAAGTGCTGAAGGAAGAAGTGAAGGACATGCTAATTGCAGTGAAGGGCAAACCAGCAGAAAAGATGGTTCTGATAGACGCACTCGAACGACTGGGCGTTTCCTACCTCTTCGACAAAGAGATTGAGGAGCTCTTGGAACACATGTTTTTGAATTTCGAGGAATATAGTCGTGTTTTCGAGGACAATTTGTTCATGGTGTCGCTTCACTTTCGTGTATTCAGGCAACATGGCTACAGCCTGTCGTCCG GTGtgtttgaaaaattcaaagacTGTAATGGGGAGTTCAAGGAAACCCTAAGCAAAGATGTGATGGGTATGTTAAGCCTTTACGAAGCAACTTATTTGAAGACACATGGAGAAGACATACTCGACGAGGCTTTGTGTTTCACGAAAGCTGGGCTCGAGTCCTTGAAACCCCATTTAAGCCCGAATTTGGCTAAACAAGTGGCCCACGCTCAGTACCAACCGGTCCAGAGGAGCATTCCAAGAGTCGAAGCTAGGCATTACATCTCTGTTTATGAAAATGATGCTTCTAGGAATGAGAAGCTGCTGAGGCTTGCAAAGATTGATTTCAATTTGTTACAGATGTTACACAAGAAAGAACTCTGCCACATCTCCCG GTGGTGGAAAGACTTGGATCTAGTTTCGGAAGCTCCTTACGTGAGGGACAGAGCGGTGGAATGCTTTTTCACTTCTGTATCAACTTATTTCCAGCCACAATACTCTCTTGCTCGTTTGATTCTCACCAAGGCTACTTTAATTATATCAGTTCTGGATGACACCTACGATGCTTATGGTACCTATGAAGAACTCAAACTTTTCACTAATGCGGTGCACag GTGGGACATAAATGCCATGGATCAACTCCCAAAGTACATGAAGTCGGTGTACAAAGCTCTCCTAAACCTCCATGATGAAATTGAGAGGGAGATGGCAAAGCAAGAAAGAACCTATGCCGTTCATTACTTAAAAGAGGCG TTCAAAGAAATAATAAGCTGCTACAGAAGGGAGGTGGAGTTGTTAAAGAAAGGACATGTACAATCGTTCGATGAGTATATGGTCGATGCATCAATAACCATCACAATTCCATTGCTCACAACGGCATCGTTCATAGGCATGAGAGAGATTGCTACCACAGATGCATTCCAATGGTTACAAACTAAACCTAGATCCTTAACGGCTCTCTCTACCTTATGCCGACTCCTCAATGACATACAAACCTCCAag GCTGAAGAGTTGAAGGTGCGCCACATGGCTACAGGAGTTGAGTGCTACATGAAGCAGCACGGTGTTTCAAAGTCGGAGGCCGTCaatgagttttacgaaagaatTGAGAATGCATGGAAGGATATCAATGAAGAGATGATGATGAGGCCAGCTGCGATATCCAAAGATCTCCTCATGCGGATTCTCAACTATGCGCGCCTTCACGATGTGGGTTACAAGAACGATGATTGGTATACTCAGGCAGAATGTGTCAAAGACCATGTTATCGCATTGTTTGTCGATCCCATCCCCGTGTGA